In Nocardia higoensis, the following proteins share a genomic window:
- a CDS encoding acetyl-CoA C-acetyltransferase: MTTSVIVSGARTPVGRLLGGLKTFSGSDLGGFAIKAALEKGGVAPELVEYVIMGQVLTAGAGQIPARQAAVAGGIPMDVPALTLNKVCLSGINAIALADQLIRAGEHEIIVAGGQESMSQAPHLLEKSREGFKYGDVNLRDHMAHDGLYDIFTDQAMGLLTEQGNDRDPISREEQDAFAAASHQRAAQAWKNGVFDYEVVPVAVPQRKGDPVFVTGDEGVRADTTAESLAALRPAFRKDGTITAGSASQISDGAAAVVVMSKEKAEQLGLSWIAEIGAAGVVAGPDSTLQDQPANAIAKACAKQGISPADLDLVEINEAFAAVGIASTRKLGIDPAKVNVNGGAIAIGHPLGMSGARILLHLALELKRRGGGIGAAALCGGGGQGDALIVKVP, from the coding sequence GTGACCACTTCCGTCATCGTCTCCGGCGCCCGTACGCCGGTCGGCCGGCTGCTCGGCGGCCTGAAGACCTTCTCCGGCTCGGACCTCGGCGGGTTCGCCATCAAGGCCGCTCTGGAAAAAGGCGGCGTGGCGCCGGAGCTGGTGGAGTACGTGATCATGGGGCAGGTGCTGACCGCGGGCGCGGGGCAGATCCCGGCGCGGCAGGCCGCGGTGGCAGGCGGCATCCCGATGGATGTGCCAGCGCTGACCCTGAACAAGGTGTGCCTGTCGGGCATCAACGCCATCGCGCTGGCCGATCAGCTGATCCGCGCCGGTGAGCACGAGATCATCGTGGCGGGTGGCCAGGAATCGATGAGCCAGGCGCCGCATCTGCTGGAGAAGAGCCGCGAGGGGTTCAAGTACGGCGATGTGAACCTGCGTGACCACATGGCCCACGACGGCCTGTACGACATCTTCACCGATCAGGCGATGGGTCTGCTGACCGAGCAGGGCAACGATCGCGACCCGATCAGCCGCGAGGAGCAGGACGCGTTCGCCGCGGCTTCGCACCAGCGCGCGGCACAGGCGTGGAAGAACGGCGTCTTCGACTACGAGGTGGTGCCGGTGGCGGTGCCGCAGCGCAAGGGCGACCCGGTGTTCGTCACCGGCGACGAAGGGGTCCGCGCCGACACGACGGCCGAATCGCTGGCCGCGCTGCGCCCGGCGTTCCGCAAGGACGGCACCATCACCGCGGGCTCGGCCTCGCAGATCTCCGACGGCGCGGCCGCGGTGGTCGTGATGAGCAAGGAGAAGGCCGAGCAGCTCGGCCTGAGCTGGATCGCCGAGATCGGCGCCGCCGGCGTGGTGGCGGGGCCGGATTCGACGCTGCAGGACCAGCCGGCCAACGCCATCGCCAAGGCCTGCGCCAAGCAGGGCATCTCTCCCGCGGATCTGGATCTGGTGGAGATCAACGAGGCGTTCGCGGCGGTCGGTATCGCCTCCACTCGCAAGCTGGGCATCGATCCGGCGAAGGTGAACGTCAACGGCGGCGCGATCGCGATCGGGCACCCGCTGGGCATGTCCGGCGCGCGCATCCTGTTGCACCTGGCGCTGGAACTGAAGCGGCGCGGTGGCGGTATCGGTGCGGCCGCGCTGTGTGGTGGCGGTGGCCAGGGCGACGCGCTGATCGTCAAGGTGCCCTGA
- a CDS encoding DUF3817 domain-containing protein translates to MVAMASFDPRTVAGRFRLFAVLEALSWLGLLTGMAFKYLPAESNEIGVKIFGPVHGAIFVMFVLTALLTAREFEWNWKTTLLALASSIPPFFTVLFEVWAVRTGKLGAPAAGASAIAKSTDATAPARASS, encoded by the coding sequence ATGGTCGCCATGGCCTCTTTCGACCCGCGCACCGTCGCCGGTAGGTTCCGTCTGTTCGCCGTACTCGAAGCCCTGTCCTGGCTGGGTCTGCTGACCGGCATGGCGTTCAAGTACCTGCCCGCCGAGAGCAACGAGATCGGCGTGAAAATCTTCGGCCCCGTGCACGGCGCGATCTTCGTGATGTTCGTGCTGACCGCGCTGCTCACCGCGCGCGAGTTCGAGTGGAACTGGAAGACCACCCTGCTGGCGCTGGCGTCGAGCATTCCGCCGTTCTTCACGGTGCTCTTCGAGGTCTGGGCCGTGCGCACCGGCAAGCTCGGCGCGCCCGCCGCGGGGGCGTCGGCCATCGCGAAATCCACGGACGCGACTGCCCCCGCGCGCGCGTCTTCGTGA
- a CDS encoding MarR family winged helix-turn-helix transcriptional regulator: MTAMPPRRTEPDLSFLLDHTGYVLRGRMAAALAEVGLTARMHCVLVHALEEERTQAQLAAIGDMDKTTMVGTVDALEEAGLAERRPSAVDRRARIIAVTEKGEELAARSQQIVDSVHGAVLDSLPTDEREALLRALRRLAEGHLAAAPEAPSAVRRPRK, from the coding sequence ATGACCGCTATGCCACCCCGGCGCACCGAACCGGATCTGTCGTTCCTGCTGGACCACACCGGTTATGTTCTGCGCGGTCGGATGGCTGCGGCTCTTGCCGAGGTCGGCCTCACCGCACGCATGCACTGCGTGCTGGTCCATGCCTTGGAGGAAGAGCGCACGCAGGCGCAATTGGCGGCGATCGGTGATATGGACAAGACCACGATGGTGGGAACTGTCGATGCGCTGGAGGAGGCCGGGCTGGCCGAACGCCGGCCGTCTGCCGTCGATCGCAGGGCCAGGATCATCGCTGTCACCGAGAAGGGTGAGGAGCTCGCGGCGCGCAGTCAGCAGATTGTCGACAGTGTGCACGGCGCGGTGCTCGACTCGCTGCCCACCGACGAGCGGGAGGCGTTGTTGCGGGCACTGCGGCGGTTGGCCGAAGGGCATCTGGCCGCCGCGCCGGAAGCGCCATCCGCGGTACGCCGCCCGCGAAAGTAG
- a CDS encoding PPOX class F420-dependent oxidoreductase yields the protein MTVRMDEATRELLDGKNFATVATIEPDGSPHTSVVWIARDGEAVLFSSTAGRRKVRNLARDGRIGITVFDSANPYRSIDIQGTAELVDDPDKSLPRMLSHKYLGQNPPVEPGHVRRIIVRVKPHKITGFSLPDPSE from the coding sequence ATGACTGTCCGAATGGACGAGGCGACCCGGGAATTGCTGGACGGGAAGAACTTCGCCACGGTGGCGACCATCGAGCCGGATGGAAGTCCGCACACCTCGGTGGTCTGGATCGCGCGCGACGGCGAGGCGGTGCTGTTCTCCTCGACGGCCGGTCGTCGCAAGGTACGGAACCTCGCCAGGGACGGGCGAATCGGGATCACGGTCTTCGATTCGGCGAACCCCTACAGATCCATCGACATCCAGGGCACCGCCGAACTCGTCGATGACCCCGACAAGTCCTTGCCCCGCATGCTGTCCCACAAATACCTCGGACAGAATCCGCCTGTCGAGCCCGGCCACGTCCGCCGGATCATCGTCCGGGTGAAACCCCACAAGATCACCGGATTCTCGCTCCCCGATCCGTCGGAGTAG
- a CDS encoding TetR/AcrR family transcriptional regulator yields the protein MPSTVRTQQREQTRRALLRESRRLFAAKGFGAVGLSEIVAATGVTKGALYHNFAGKTDLFRAVLEQVQHEVGERVAEAADPASDAWTQLVSGCEAFLAICTDPAIQRIMLIDGPAVLGWHEWRALDEANSARHLGEALRLLVDTGVLAPQPIAPLTHLLSGAMNEAALWLATASEPDALDQTTTALRALLEGLRDQQAR from the coding sequence ATGCCGAGCACCGTGCGCACCCAGCAGCGCGAACAGACCCGCCGCGCGCTGCTGCGCGAGAGCAGGCGCCTGTTCGCCGCGAAAGGCTTCGGCGCCGTTGGTCTCTCGGAGATCGTCGCGGCGACAGGTGTCACCAAGGGCGCGCTCTACCACAACTTCGCCGGCAAGACCGACCTGTTCCGCGCGGTCCTGGAGCAGGTGCAGCACGAGGTCGGCGAGCGGGTCGCCGAAGCCGCCGACCCCGCCTCGGACGCCTGGACCCAGCTGGTCTCCGGATGCGAGGCGTTCCTCGCCATCTGCACCGACCCCGCGATCCAGCGCATCATGCTGATCGACGGCCCCGCGGTGCTCGGCTGGCACGAATGGCGGGCACTCGACGAGGCCAACTCCGCCCGGCATCTCGGCGAGGCTCTGCGACTCCTGGTCGACACGGGCGTGCTCGCACCGCAGCCGATCGCCCCGCTCACCCACCTGCTCTCCGGCGCGATGAACGAGGCCGCGCTCTGGCTCGCCACCGCCTCCGAGCCCGACGCGCTCGACCAGACCACGACCGCCTTGCGCGCACTGCTCGAGGGGCTGCGCGACCAGCAGGCGCGCTGA
- the glgB gene encoding 1,4-alpha-glucan branching protein GlgB has translation MLLAAGTHRDPHTVLGAHPHPDGTVVRVLRPHAESVRVRVGGTNHPLEDHPLEFLGYDMFAAVLPYPELMDYRVVTAYPGGGAVVAADGYRFLPTLGEFDLHLIGAGRHEHLWQVLGAHPRRYETLDGAVAGTSFAVWAPAARGVTVFGDFDGWGGRTAPMRALGTSGVWEVFVPDVGPGTKYKYRVHGVDGRVVDHADPLAFATEIPPRTASVVTESAYVWNDEQWLDQRRAGDPTRSPMSVYEVHLGSWRPGLDYRELARQLADYVRETGYTHVELLPVAEHPFGGSWGYQVTSYYAPTARFGSPDDFRAFVDHLHGAGIGVLLDWVPAHFPRDEWALARFDGTPLYEHADPRRGEQPDWGTYVFDFGRNEVRNFLIANARYWIEEFHIDGLRVDAVASMLYLDYSRGGDWEPNIHGGRENLEAVAFLRELNETVHRAHPGVVTVAEESTTWPGVTRGADVGGLGFTMKWNMGWMHDTLGFLGRDPIHRAWHHHEITFSMVYAWSENYVLPISHDEVVHGKGTLWSRMPGDDFAKSAGVRALLAYMWAHPGKQLLFMGQDFGQYREWSHDRGLDWEELGNPLHRGIATAVRDLNRVYRATPALWSQDTTPGGYAWIEADDREHNVLAFLRYGSDGSMVACVFNFSGSTHGEYRLGLPVAGEWTEIVNTDAVEYGGSGIGNLGAVHTEDVRRHGRPFSATVALAPNSAVWLAGPRP, from the coding sequence ATGCTGCTGGCCGCGGGCACGCACCGCGACCCGCACACTGTGCTCGGCGCGCACCCCCATCCGGACGGAACCGTCGTGCGGGTCCTGCGCCCGCATGCCGAGTCCGTCCGGGTGCGTGTCGGCGGCACGAACCATCCGCTCGAGGACCACCCGCTCGAGTTCCTCGGCTACGACATGTTCGCCGCCGTCCTGCCCTACCCGGAGCTGATGGACTACCGGGTCGTCACCGCGTACCCGGGCGGTGGCGCCGTCGTGGCCGCCGACGGCTACCGCTTCCTACCCACGCTCGGCGAGTTCGACCTGCACCTGATCGGCGCGGGCCGCCACGAGCATCTGTGGCAGGTACTCGGCGCGCACCCGCGCCGCTACGAAACCCTCGACGGCGCGGTGGCGGGCACGTCCTTCGCGGTGTGGGCGCCCGCCGCCCGCGGCGTCACGGTGTTCGGCGACTTCGACGGCTGGGGCGGCCGCACCGCACCGATGCGAGCGCTGGGCACCTCGGGTGTCTGGGAGGTGTTCGTTCCCGACGTCGGTCCGGGCACCAAGTACAAGTACCGGGTGCACGGCGTGGACGGTCGCGTGGTCGACCACGCCGACCCGCTGGCCTTCGCCACCGAGATCCCGCCGCGCACCGCCTCGGTCGTCACCGAGAGCGCCTACGTCTGGAACGACGAGCAATGGCTCGACCAGCGCCGCGCCGGCGATCCGACCCGGTCACCGATGAGCGTCTACGAGGTGCATCTGGGTTCCTGGCGCCCCGGCCTTGATTACCGGGAGCTGGCGCGGCAACTGGCCGACTACGTCCGCGAGACCGGATACACCCACGTCGAACTGCTGCCGGTCGCCGAGCATCCGTTCGGTGGTTCCTGGGGCTATCAGGTCACCTCCTACTACGCCCCCACCGCCCGCTTCGGCTCCCCCGACGACTTCCGCGCCTTCGTCGACCACCTGCACGGCGCGGGCATCGGCGTCCTGCTCGACTGGGTGCCCGCGCACTTCCCGCGCGACGAATGGGCGCTGGCCCGCTTCGACGGCACCCCACTCTACGAGCACGCGGACCCCCGGCGCGGTGAACAACCCGACTGGGGCACCTACGTCTTCGACTTCGGCCGCAACGAGGTCCGCAACTTCCTCATCGCCAACGCCCGCTACTGGATCGAGGAATTCCACATCGACGGCCTGCGCGTGGACGCCGTCGCCTCGATGCTCTACCTGGACTACTCACGCGGCGGCGACTGGGAACCCAACATCCACGGCGGCCGGGAGAACCTGGAGGCCGTCGCCTTCCTGCGCGAACTCAACGAGACGGTGCATCGGGCGCATCCGGGCGTGGTCACCGTCGCCGAGGAGTCCACCACCTGGCCCGGCGTCACCCGCGGCGCCGATGTCGGCGGCCTGGGATTCACCATGAAGTGGAACATGGGCTGGATGCACGACACCCTGGGCTTCCTCGGACGCGACCCGATCCATCGGGCCTGGCACCACCACGAGATCACCTTCTCGATGGTGTACGCGTGGAGCGAGAACTACGTGCTGCCCATCAGCCACGACGAGGTGGTGCACGGCAAGGGCACGCTGTGGAGCCGGATGCCCGGCGACGATTTCGCCAAATCGGCGGGCGTGCGCGCGCTGCTGGCCTACATGTGGGCCCACCCCGGCAAGCAATTGCTGTTCATGGGCCAGGATTTCGGCCAGTACCGCGAATGGTCACACGATCGCGGGCTGGACTGGGAAGAGCTGGGCAATCCGCTGCACCGCGGCATCGCCACGGCGGTGCGCGACCTCAACCGCGTCTATCGCGCCACCCCCGCGCTGTGGAGCCAGGACACCACCCCCGGCGGCTACGCCTGGATCGAGGCCGACGACCGCGAGCACAATGTCCTGGCCTTCCTGCGCTACGGCTCGGACGGCTCGATGGTGGCCTGCGTGTTCAACTTCTCCGGCTCGACGCACGGCGAGTACCGGCTCGGCCTGCCGGTGGCCGGTGAATGGACCGAGATCGTCAATACCGACGCCGTCGAATACGGCGGTTCGGGAATCGGCAACCTGGGCGCGGTCCACACCGAGGACGTGCGTCGGCACGGTCGCCCGTTCTCGGCGACGGTCGCGCTCGCGCCGAACAGCGCTGTCTGGCTGGCGGGCCCGCGCCCCTGA
- the mce gene encoding methylmalonyl-CoA epimerase, with the protein MPGDYVVAVDHVGVAVPDLDTAIAWYAENLGMIETHREINEAQGVHEAMLSLPGAPDGATALQLLAPLDESSTIAKFIDRSGPGLQQLAYRVTDIDAVSTYLRERGLRLLYEAPRRGTADSRINFIHPKDAGGVLVELVEPNPEVTH; encoded by the coding sequence ATCCCCGGCGACTACGTGGTGGCCGTCGACCACGTCGGTGTGGCCGTGCCCGATCTGGATACCGCGATCGCCTGGTACGCGGAGAATCTCGGCATGATCGAGACCCACCGGGAGATCAACGAGGCCCAGGGCGTGCACGAGGCGATGCTGTCGCTGCCCGGTGCCCCCGACGGCGCCACCGCCCTGCAGTTGCTGGCGCCGCTGGACGAATCCTCCACCATCGCCAAATTCATCGATCGCAGCGGACCGGGCCTGCAGCAACTGGCCTACCGCGTTACCGATATCGACGCCGTCTCGACCTATCTGCGCGAGCGCGGACTGCGTTTGCTGTACGAGGCCCCGCGCCGAGGTACCGCCGATTCCCGCATCAATTTCATCCACCCGAAGGATGCTGGAGGTGTGCTGGTCGAGTTGGTCGAACCCAACCCCGAGGTTACGCACTAG
- a CDS encoding tetratricopeptide repeat protein codes for MSGAVDLSSLKQPPAAPGASGGGAPGGDHAVSEVDFEVKVLHRSMQVPVVVALYSQRSPGSVELVRTLQRLVEADGGSWALATVEAEANMRIAQALRVQGIPTVIAIAAGQPLADFEGAQPEVQVRQWLDAVVDAVAGKLEGAAAEAPEQEDPRFVAAEDALERGDFDAAEAAYEAILAAEPNNTEAKAALRQLKFLARAQQVPESAIQTADADPSNVDAAIAAADLELLGQRVEAAFDRLIAVVKRTAGDDRTKARTHLLELFELFDQAEPFVVAARRRLAAALY; via the coding sequence ATGTCAGGAGCGGTGGATCTGTCCAGCCTGAAGCAGCCGCCCGCCGCCCCCGGAGCATCCGGCGGCGGCGCACCCGGTGGTGACCACGCCGTCTCGGAAGTCGATTTCGAGGTTAAGGTGCTGCACCGGTCCATGCAGGTGCCGGTGGTTGTCGCGTTGTACTCCCAACGCAGTCCGGGCAGCGTCGAGCTGGTACGGACTCTGCAACGCCTGGTCGAGGCCGACGGCGGCTCCTGGGCGCTGGCCACGGTCGAGGCCGAGGCGAATATGCGCATCGCGCAGGCGCTGCGGGTGCAGGGCATCCCGACCGTGATCGCGATCGCCGCGGGTCAGCCGCTGGCCGATTTCGAGGGCGCGCAGCCGGAGGTGCAGGTCCGTCAGTGGCTCGACGCGGTGGTCGACGCCGTCGCGGGCAAGCTCGAGGGCGCCGCTGCCGAGGCGCCGGAGCAAGAGGACCCGCGCTTCGTGGCCGCCGAGGACGCGCTCGAGCGCGGTGACTTCGACGCCGCGGAGGCCGCCTACGAGGCGATCCTCGCCGCCGAGCCGAACAACACCGAGGCCAAGGCCGCGCTGCGGCAGCTGAAATTCCTGGCCCGGGCCCAGCAGGTGCCCGAGTCGGCGATCCAGACCGCGGACGCCGATCCCTCGAACGTGGACGCGGCCATCGCCGCGGCCGATCTGGAACTGCTCGGCCAGCGGGTGGAGGCCGCCTTCGACCGGCTGATCGCGGTGGTCAAGCGGACCGCGGGCGACGACAGGACCAAGGCGCGCACCCACCTGCTCGAACTGTTCGAACTCTTCGACCAGGCCGAGCCCTTCGTGGTCGCGGCCCGTCGTCGGCTGGCGGCCGCGCTGTACTGA
- a CDS encoding VOC family protein: MKLGSFYPVIGTTHIAQSRDFYTQWLGFEITFEADWYVSMRRPGGADEPEYELALLDHTHPTVPSAYRKPVQGLLLNFEVDDVDAEWERLVVRGGLRAELEIRSEDFGQRHFIVADPSGVLIDMITQIPPSAEYADQFSAEYATEQFADR, from the coding sequence ATGAAACTCGGCAGCTTCTACCCCGTCATCGGCACCACCCACATCGCGCAATCGCGCGACTTCTACACCCAGTGGCTCGGCTTCGAGATCACCTTCGAGGCGGACTGGTACGTCAGCATGCGCCGCCCCGGCGGCGCCGACGAGCCCGAATACGAGCTCGCCCTGCTCGACCACACCCACCCGACGGTGCCGTCGGCCTACCGCAAGCCGGTGCAGGGACTGCTGCTGAACTTCGAGGTCGACGACGTCGACGCGGAATGGGAGCGCTTGGTCGTGCGGGGCGGACTGCGCGCCGAACTCGAGATCAGGAGCGAGGACTTCGGCCAACGCCACTTCATCGTCGCCGACCCGAGTGGCGTGCTGATCGACATGATCACGCAGATCCCGCCGAGCGCGGAGTACGCCGATCAGTTCAGCGCCGAGTACGCCACCGAGCAGTTCGCCGACCGGTGA
- a CDS encoding ATP/GTP-binding protein produces the protein MSRRNSRTDRRAGRSDGSRPLSDVFGSIELGPGGDEEYSVRTIPAARALKTYRCPGCDHEIVPGVAHIVAWPRLGGEEDRRHWHRGCWNGRHTRRITRRWS, from the coding sequence GTGTCGCGCCGCAATTCTCGTACCGATCGCCGAGCGGGACGTTCGGACGGCAGCCGGCCGTTGTCGGACGTCTTCGGCTCGATCGAGCTCGGCCCGGGGGGCGACGAGGAATATTCGGTGCGCACCATTCCGGCGGCTCGCGCGCTGAAGACCTACCGTTGCCCGGGCTGTGATCACGAGATCGTACCCGGGGTGGCGCATATCGTCGCGTGGCCGCGACTCGGCGGGGAAGAGGACCGCAGGCACTGGCATCGGGGGTGCTGGAACGGCAGGCACACACGCCGTATCACCCGCCGCTGGTCCTGA
- the nucS gene encoding endonuclease NucS — MRLVIARCQVDYVGRLTAHLPMARRLLLIKADGSVLVHSDGGSYKPLNWMSPPCWLDERDIAAVEVPEAAKALWVVTNKAGEELRITIEDIEHDSSHELGVDPGLVKDGVEAHLQELLAEHVQTLGAGYTLIRREYMTAIGPVDLLCRDENGATVAVEIKRRGEIDGVEQLTRYLELLNRDPLLAPVTGVFAAQQIKPQARTLAQDRGIRCLTLDYDALRGTESNEFRLF; from the coding sequence GTGCGCCTCGTGATTGCTCGTTGCCAGGTCGATTACGTCGGTCGGTTGACCGCTCACCTGCCGATGGCCCGCAGACTCCTTCTCATCAAGGCCGACGGTTCGGTGCTGGTGCATTCCGACGGCGGGTCCTACAAGCCTCTCAACTGGATGAGCCCGCCCTGCTGGCTGGACGAGCGCGATATCGCCGCGGTGGAGGTGCCGGAAGCGGCCAAGGCGCTGTGGGTGGTGACCAACAAGGCGGGCGAGGAACTGCGCATCACCATCGAGGACATCGAACACGATTCCTCGCACGAACTCGGGGTCGATCCCGGCCTGGTGAAGGACGGCGTCGAAGCGCACCTGCAGGAACTTCTGGCCGAGCACGTGCAGACCCTCGGGGCCGGCTACACGCTGATCCGCCGGGAGTACATGACGGCCATCGGGCCGGTGGACCTGCTGTGCCGCGACGAGAACGGCGCGACGGTGGCCGTGGAGATCAAGCGACGCGGCGAGATCGACGGAGTCGAGCAGCTGACGCGCTATCTCGAACTGCTGAACCGTGATCCGCTGCTGGCACCGGTGACGGGGGTGTTCGCGGCCCAGCAGATCAAACCGCAGGCTCGCACGCTCGCGCAGGATCGGGGCATCCGTTGCCTCACACTCGATTACGACGCGCTGCGTGGCACGGAGAGCAACGAATTCCGGTTGTTCTAG
- a CDS encoding alpha-1,4-glucan--maltose-1-phosphate maltosyltransferase: protein MTGRIAIDDTAPSIPGGFPAKAVVGEVFPVRAVVWREGHDAVSANLTVRAPGANRPTRIRMTPAAEPDVFDATFVPNASGLWTVRVEGWSDPIATWRHAVEAKLSVGQSAADLANDLENGARLFERAARAVRKAEFEKLRAVAAALRSDEQLPARVAPAFAEEIGEILRVSPLRELVTRGPAHHVQVERTRALFGSWYEFFPRSTGGRDADGTPVHGTFATAAAELPRIARMGFDVVYLPPIHPIGEVNRKGPNNSLVAGPGDVGSPWAIGSKDGGHDAVHPALGTESDFAAFVATADELGLEVALDLALQCAPDHPWVAAHPEWFTTLPDGTIAYAENPPKKYQDIYPIDFDNDPDGLYAEILRVVRHWIGLGVTIFRVDNPHTKPADFWEWLIAAVRKDSPEVVFLSEAFTRPARLYGLARRGFSQSYTYFTWRVAKWELTEFGEELAAKADEARPNLFVNTPDILHESLQHGGPGMFAIRAALAATLSPTWGVYSGFELFEHQAVRPGSEEYLDSEKYELRPRDFVGALDRGESLEPWLTRLNEIRRAHPALQQLRCLHFHHIDNDALIAYSKFDPIGGDAVLVIVNLNPYSAEEGFLSLDLPAIGREWHDHPVVRDEVSGEEWHWGQTNWVRLDPAHAVAHIVALPPVPASARAALSYRRSLH from the coding sequence GTGACCGGCCGCATCGCCATCGATGACACTGCTCCCTCGATCCCCGGTGGTTTTCCGGCCAAGGCTGTGGTGGGCGAGGTGTTCCCGGTGCGCGCCGTGGTGTGGCGCGAGGGACACGACGCCGTCTCGGCGAATCTGACCGTGCGCGCGCCCGGCGCGAACCGCCCGACCCGCATCAGGATGACCCCCGCCGCCGAGCCGGATGTGTTCGACGCCACCTTCGTCCCCAACGCATCGGGACTGTGGACCGTGCGCGTGGAGGGCTGGAGCGATCCCATCGCGACCTGGCGCCATGCCGTGGAGGCCAAGCTGTCGGTCGGCCAGAGCGCCGCCGACCTGGCCAACGACCTCGAGAACGGCGCGCGGTTGTTCGAACGCGCCGCTCGCGCGGTACGCAAAGCCGAGTTCGAGAAGCTGCGGGCGGTCGCGGCCGCCCTGCGCAGCGATGAGCAGCTGCCGGCCCGCGTCGCGCCCGCCTTCGCCGAGGAGATCGGCGAGATCCTGCGGGTGAGCCCGCTGCGCGAGCTGGTGACCCGCGGCCCGGCGCATCACGTGCAGGTCGAGCGCACGCGGGCGCTCTTCGGCTCCTGGTACGAGTTCTTCCCGCGCTCCACCGGGGGTCGCGACGCCGACGGCACACCCGTGCACGGCACGTTCGCCACCGCCGCCGCCGAACTGCCGCGTATCGCGCGCATGGGCTTCGACGTGGTGTACCTGCCGCCGATCCATCCGATCGGGGAGGTGAATCGCAAGGGCCCCAACAACTCCCTGGTCGCCGGGCCGGGCGATGTCGGCTCGCCGTGGGCGATCGGCTCGAAGGACGGCGGCCACGACGCCGTCCATCCGGCGCTGGGCACCGAGTCCGATTTCGCCGCGTTCGTCGCCACCGCCGACGAGCTCGGCCTCGAAGTCGCCCTCGACCTGGCCCTGCAGTGCGCCCCCGACCATCCGTGGGTGGCCGCGCACCCGGAGTGGTTCACCACCTTGCCCGACGGCACCATCGCCTACGCCGAGAACCCGCCGAAGAAATACCAGGACATCTACCCGATCGACTTCGACAACGACCCCGACGGCCTCTACGCCGAGATCCTGCGGGTCGTGCGGCACTGGATCGGGCTGGGCGTCACGATCTTCCGCGTCGACAACCCGCACACCAAGCCCGCCGACTTCTGGGAATGGCTGATCGCCGCGGTGCGCAAGGACAGCCCCGAGGTCGTGTTCCTCTCCGAGGCGTTCACCCGCCCGGCCCGGCTCTACGGCCTGGCCCGGCGCGGATTCAGCCAGTCCTACACCTATTTCACCTGGCGGGTGGCCAAGTGGGAGCTCACCGAGTTCGGCGAGGAACTGGCCGCCAAGGCCGACGAGGCGCGCCCGAATCTGTTCGTGAACACCCCCGACATCCTGCACGAGAGCCTCCAGCACGGCGGTCCGGGCATGTTCGCCATCCGCGCGGCGCTCGCCGCCACCCTCTCCCCCACCTGGGGCGTCTACTCCGGTTTCGAGCTCTTCGAGCACCAGGCCGTGCGACCGGGTAGCGAGGAATACCTGGACTCGGAGAAATACGAACTGCGCCCGCGCGATTTCGTCGGCGCACTCGACCGAGGCGAATCGCTGGAACCCTGGTTGACCCGGCTCAACGAGATCCGTCGCGCACACCCCGCGCTGCAACAGTTGCGCTGCCTGCACTTCCACCACATCGACAACGACGCCCTGATCGCCTACTCCAAGTTCGACCCGATCGGCGGCGACGCCGTGCTCGTCATCGTCAACCTGAACCCCTACAGCGCCGAGGAGGGCTTCCTGTCCCTCGACCTGCCCGCGATCGGCCGCGAATGGCACGATCATCCCGTCGTGCGCGACGAGGTCAGCGGCGAGGAATGGCATTGGGGTCAGACCAATTGGGTGCGCCTGGACCCGGCACACGCGGTCGCGCACATCGTCGCCCTGCCACCGGTCCCCGCCTCCGCCCGCGCGGCACTGTCCTATCGGAGGAGTCTGCATTGA